TGCGCGGGGCCAGCATGCCGATGTTGATCAGTTCGGAGACGAAGACGTCGGCCTTCTCCGGCAGGTCGCCGCCCTCGCCAACCGTCAGCTGGGTGGACAGGCGCGGCACCACGTCGATGCGGCCGGCAAAGCCGTTGCGCGCCACGGTTTCCTTGGCGACGCGGGCGAGGATCGGGTTGACCTCGCAGGTCACAACCTTCTTGGCGCCGGCGCGGGCCGCCATCATGGCGACGATGCCGGAGCCGGTGCCGATCTCCAGCACCAGCGAATCGGGCTTCACCGCCCGTTCCAGCGACTGCTTGTAGGCTTCGTTGCGCTCGAAATCGTTGATCATCGGCAGGTGCCAGCCGGGCACCGCGTTGGAATAGATCAGCCGGCGGGTGAACTTCACCATCGGGTGGTCGGGCGCCTGTTCGCGCGCCGCCTCGATCACCTCGATGGCCTCCGCCGCGCGGTCCAGGCTCTGCAGCACATGGGCGAGGCCGACCTGGGCGGGGACGAAGCGCGGGGCGGCGGCGAGCACGGTGCGGAACTCCGCCTCCGCCTCGGCCAGCCGGCCGCGGGTGGAGAGAAGCTCCGCCAGGCTGTAATGGACGTCGAGATAGTCGGGGGCCTGCTCCAGCGCGGTGCGGAAATGCCGTTCCGCCTCCTCCAGGTCGCCCAGCTCGCGCAGGGTGGCGGCGAGGAAATGGTGCATTTCCGGCGCTTCGGGACGGAGGTCCAGCGCGGTGCGGAAGCAGTCCGCCGCCTCGTCCAGCCGGCTCTGCGCCTTCAGCGCGTTGCCGAGGTTGCCGTGCAGTTCGGGCAGGCGCGGGTTGATGGCGAGGCCGGCGCGGAACGCCTCCTCCGCCTCCGCCGGGCGGGCCTGCTGGAAGAGCAGGCTGCCGCGGCTGTTGTGGAAGGACGGGTCGTTGCCGTTCTCCGCGATGGCCTGGGCGAACAGGGCCAGCGCGTTTTCCGGATGGTCGGTGTGGGCGGCGACCAGCCCCAGCAGATGCAGCGCCTGGGCATTGTGCGGATCCGTCGCCAGGATCGCCCGGCAGTCCTGTTCCGCCCCCGCCAGATCGTTGCTGCGGAATCGCTTGGCCGCGTCGAGCAGGGTCGGGGCGGGGGTGTCGGTCATCGCTGCGGCTCCAAAGACGGCGGGTACGGCGGGAACACGAAAAGATCGCCGCACCATACCGGGAATTGCCGCCCCGCTACAGCCTTTCGATCCGCATCCTTTCACCGGGCTCGGCCATTGCGCCTGCGCGATTATCACTGCATTCATACCCGCAAAAGGAGAATAAGGAGTCGGGCGCATGTCGGATACGGGAATGATCGGGCGCGTGAAGGGCGGCGTGACGGGCGGCGTGATGGGGGCGCTGGCGGCGACGCTGCTGCTGGCGGGCTGCGCCACGGCGGAAATGGGCGGTGCCGGCGCCGGAGGGGGCGATGCCGCGGGATCGGCGGCGGCGCGGCGGTTCGAGGCGGTGCGGACCAGCCCGCCGGAACTGCGCGCCTTCCTCTACCGCATGCCCAAGGGGGCGGACCTGCACAGCCACCTGACCGGTGCGGTCTATGCCGAGAGCTACATGCGGATGGCGGCGGATGCCGGGCTGTGCTTCGACGTCAAGGCCAACACGCTGGTGGCGCCGACGGCGCAGGCGCCCTGCGACGCCAAGGCCGGGCGGCCGGGCGCCGCGGCGGTGACCGCCGACAGCGTGCTGTATCCGGTGGCGCTGGACGCGCTGTCGACGCGCGACGCGCTGCCGGTCTCCGGCTACAGCCTGCATGACCAGTTCTTCGCCACCTTCGGACGGTTCCGTGCCGCCGCCAACGCGACCCCCACTTCCACCGGCGATCTGCTGGCCGAGGTGGTGGACCGCGCCGGCCGGCAGGGCGAACGCCATGTCGAACTGATGGTGTCCTTCGGCACCGGCCCGGCCGCCGCCATCGGCAAGGCGTTCGCCTGGACGCCGCAGGCGGCGGCCGACCTGTCGGGCACCGCCGACCGGCTGATCGCCGCCGGCCTGCCGGCGCTGGTCGCCCCGGCCCGGCAGGAGATCGACGCCGCCGAGTCGCGGATGCGCTCCGTCCTGGGCTGCGGCACGCCGGCGGCGCGGCCGGGCTGTGCGGTGTCGGTGCGCTACCTCCAGCAGGTGGCGCGGACGCAAGGACCGGGGCCGGTCTTCGCCACCACCCTGTTCAACGCCCTGCTGGAAGAGCAGGAGCCGCGAATCGTCGGCCTGAACTTCGTGGCGCCGGAGGACAATCCGGTGGCGCTGGACGACTACGACCTGCACATGCGCATGGTGGCGGAGGCGGTACGGCGCCATCCCGGCACCAACGTCGCGCTGCATGCCGGCGAACTGACGCTGGGCCTCGTCCCGCCGGAGCGGCTGCGCGACCACATCCGCAAGGCGGTTGAGGTCGCACGCGCCAAGCGCATCGGCCATGGCGTCGACGTGATGTATGAGGACGATCCCCAGGGCCTGCTGCGGATGATGGCTGCGCGCAAGGTGGCGGTGGAGATCAACCTGACCAGCAACGACAAGATCCTGGGCGTCAGCGGCCGGAACCACCCGCTGCCGGTCTATCGCGCCGCAGGCGTGCCGGTGGTGCTGTCCACCGACGACGAGGGCGTGAGCAGGATCGACCTTACCAACGAGCTGCAGCGTGCGGTCGAGGAGTTCGGGCTGGGCTATGCCGATCTGGTCGGGCTGGCGCGCGCCAGCCTGGAGCACAGCTTCCTGCCCGGCGACAGCCTGTGGTCGGCCCCCGGCTGCACGCCGCCAATGGGCGAAGGGGTGCATGAGGACGCCTGCCGCGCGGTGACGGAGCGCAGCGAGAAGGCGCGGGTGCAATGGGGGCTGGAACAGGCGCTGGCGCGGTTCGACCGCGAGATGGCGGGGGTGCGGTAACGCCCGGCCGGACGCCCGCCCGCGGCGATGGGAAGCGGCGGGCGGGTTGCGCGGGTTGGAACAGCGTGAAACAGACTCCGGCACCCTGTTCATCCGTTCAACGGAGCGGGCGACGGGGTGGAGCGCGGCGCTGTCGGCCGGCGCCAAGCCATTGGCGATGAACGGGATTTTCGTCGCCCACCTGTTGCCGGGCCGCCGTCGGAGCCCGGCGATGGCCCAACGGATGGAACAGCGGAGCGGCTGGGCGGTGTTGCAGCGCCGCTCGCCCGGCGGCCGGCAAGGCATGAGGTCACGGGGCCGTACGCCGATCCGGCAGTGAAACGGACAGGACGAAAAGCGGACGACAGGCCCCATGCGCGGCCTCCGGGATTGGATATAGGTGTATAGTCCTATCACGACGCATGGCTACGGACCAGCGCGGCCTGCGCAGTCCCGGCGGAGAGCCGTGGGTGACCGCCATCGCCGAGGGGCTGGGCCGTAATGCCGGGGCGATGAGGTTGCTCGGCATCAGCGATTGCCACAACGAGATGTTTCAATGAGGCCGGGGCATTGCTGCTCCGGAATACGATGACCACGGGCCAGGACGGCTCGATGGGCACGCTTCACGCGCTTCAATGAGGCCGGAGCATTTCCGCTCCGGATTACCAGGGCTTGAGCCACATGGTCCACTGGGTCGCCGTGCTTCAATGAGGTCGGAGCATTTCCGCTCCGGATTACGTCGCCGCCCTGCTGTGCGTGCCCGTGATGGAGGAACTGGCTTCAATGAGGCCGGAGCATTTCCGCTCCGGATTACGCCGCATCCACATGGTGCCCTACCTCGTCACCGTCCCGCTTCAATGAGGCCGAAGCATTTCTGCTCCGGATTACCAAGCGACCACCCGCAGGCCTTCGGGCCGGGCGTGGATGCTTCAATGAGGCTGGAGCATTTCTGCTCCGGATTACACCGCTATCCGGATCGACCACAGGGGCCGTCAGAGCGCTTCAATGAGGCCGGAGCATTTCTGCTCCGGATTACGTGGCAGAGGACCAGTGGACGGTCAGGGCCCAGTCCAGCTTCAATGAGGCCGGAGCATTTCTGCTCCGGATTACGATGCGGAATTGGTCTCGCATGACCCGGCGCCGGAAAGTGCTTCAATGAGGCCGGAGCATTTCTGCTCCGGATTACCGAGTTCAAGACCAAGCGGAAGGACGCCCTTCAGTAGCTTCAATGAGGCCGGAGCATTTCCGCTCCGGATTACCTGCTGTTCCTCGATCCCCCTACCCGCGCCACACCCTGCTTCAATGAGGCCGGAGCATTTCCGCTCCGGATTACGGGGCAAGGCGCCGCCGACACCGACGAAGGCCGAGGCGCTTCAATGAGGCCGGAGCATTTCCGCTCCGGATTACTTCCTGGGAGACATGGCCCATCTCAAGCTGGGCATGTTCTTGCTTCAATGAGGCCGGAGCATTTCCGCTCCGGATTACAGGCACAGCGGCCGAAAGGACCGGTAGCCCTGATCCTCGCTTCAATGAGGCCGGAGCATTTCCGCTCCGGATTACTGTGGTCCGCTTTCGTCGCAGATTGGACGGCGCTTGCCCGGCTTCAATGAGGCCGGAGCATTTCCGCTCCGGATTACGATGAACTCAGCGACCGTGACCGCCGATTGTTGGCTGCTTCAATGAGGCCGGAGCATTTCCGCTCCGGATTACGATCTGGCGGACGAGCGGCTTAGAGCACCTAACAAAACGGCGTTTGGGCTGTTGAGAGGTGTATGGCTTCCCCTCTTGTCTCCGACGCCCTTTGGGCGCTGATTGAACCGTTGCTCCCACCGGAGCCGCCCAAGCCGAAGGGCGGGCGGCCTCGGCTGGACAACCGCGCCGCTCTAACCGGTATCCTGTTCGTGTTGCGCTCGGGCATTCCCTGGGAACTGCTGCCGGTTGAGATGGGGTGTGGTTCGGGCATGACCTGTTGGCGCCGGCTGCACGAATGGCAGCAAGCCGGCGTCTGGGAGCGATTGCACCGCGTGCTGCTCGATCGGCTTGGCTACGCCAACGCCATCAACTGGGATCGCGCGGCGGTGGACAGCGCCAGCGTTCCAGCAAAAAGGGGGGCGAGGAGACCGGGCCGAACCCGACGGACCGCGGCAAACCGGGCTCCAAGCGCCACATCCTCGTCGATGCCAATGGCATCCCCCTCGCCCTGAGGATTTCGCCGGCCAACCGGCATGACAGCAAGTTCCTGGAGGCGTTGGTCGATGCCGTGCCGGCAATCCGCCAATGTGCGGGCCGGCCACGGCGCCGACCGGCCAAGCTGCACGCCGACAAGGGCTACGACTTCGCCCACTGCCGGCAGGCGCTACGCCGGCGGGGGATCATTCCACGCATCGCCCGGCGTGGCATCGAGAGCAGTGAGCGCCTTGGCCGACACCGATGGGTGGTCGAGCGGACACTCGCTTGGTTTGCCCGGTTCCGCCGCATCGCCGTCCGCTATGAACGGCGCGCCGATATCTTCACCGCCTTCCACCATATCGCCGCCAGCCTCATCTGCTGGCGATTCGTCCAGAGATGGTTCTGTTAGGCGCTCTTAGGGCCGATACGCTGGGCTTCAATGAGGCCGGAGCATTTCCGCTCCGGATTACGTTCTAGGGTCGGACGAGCAAATTCTCGGCATGCTGGCTTCAATGAGGCCGGAGCATTTCCGCTCCGGATTACGCGGAGAACGAAATCCGCGACAGGAACCTGAAGGGACAGGACGCCGCTTCAATGAGGCCGGAGCATTTCCGCTCCGGATTACGCTCGCGCTCCAGGCGGAAACCCTGACCGTCGTCGGTGACGCTTCAATGAGGCCGGAGCATTTCCGCTCCGGATTACTGCGCCGGCCCTGGATCGTCACCAACCCGCCCTACTCGCTTCAATGAGGCCGGAGCATTTCCGCTCCGGATTACGGGCTGGGATGATGTACCGCACCTCGATGCGGACACGCTTCAATGAGGCCGGAGCATTTCCGCTCCGGATTACGCTGCTCTTCGTCACCATGGAGAATGAGGACTTCCAGCTTCAATGAGGCCGGAGCATTTCCGCTCCGGATTACACCTCAGCGTCCAGCACTCGCTGTTCGTGCAGGAATACCTGCTTCAATGAGGCCGGAGCATTTCCGCTCCGGATTACTGCCTTGCCCTCAAACCGTTCAAAGTCCACAGCGATTCGCCCTGGAATCGAGCGGTGAGGGACTCTGTCGGCTCGGTCAGGTCCTTGGGTCCGTTTTCGTTCTGAACGATGTCAAAGAACCCAGGAAAAACAACGACTCCGCCCTTGCGAGCGGTGACGGGGGTTTCGCCTGTGCCGGACCGCTCGCGGTGGCGGGGCGGCGGTGGGAAGGATAGCATGGGGTGGGGGGCAATGCCATCGCAGGGGGCTGGCCGCCCTCTCCCGACCCCCCTTACCCCTCCTCCGTATTCTCCCAGCCCCAGCGGGTCCAGGCGCCGTCGAGGAAGGCGGTCGGGCGGGGGGCGGCGGGGAGGCCGGGGCAGGACAGCAGGGACGGCGCGATGCGGCCGGCGCCGCGGGTCCACCACAGGCTGGCATCCGCGGGCAAGGGGCCGGACAGGCGGCCGAGAAGGGCGCGGGTGGCGGCGCCGACGCGCTCCGGCTCGGGACGGCCGAGGATGGCGAGGCGGGCCGGCAGGCCTTCGACATCGGCACCGGCGCGGCAGGCGTCGGCGGCCAGCGACTCGGCACGGGCCAGCCAGGGGGCACAGGCGGCGGGGGCGTCGGCGATGTCGAAGCCGGCAGGCAGTCCGGCGGCGATGGTGAAGGGATAGGGGCGGCCGACGCGGTCGGCGCTGGACATCCACACGCCGATCAGCGGGGTGGCGCCGCACAGGCCGGCCGCCAGGGCGAAGCGCCAGACCGGGGCCTGGGCGAACAGCGACTCCCATTCGGCGCCGAGCTGGCTGGCGGCCTCGCCCAACGCCGCCGACAGCCAGCCGTCCCACGGGCCGAGCACGGCGGGCGGCAGGCCGTGGCCGACGAAATCGCCGCGCGCCGGGACCTTGCCGTGGAAGCCCATCACCGGATCGGCGCCCATCCCAACGCCCGGCCCGGCGGCAAGGCCGCGCGGCGTGCCGAAGGATCCCATCATGGCAGGGCGGCCCGGCTGGCCGGGGTCGGTTGTGGAAGTGGCTGGGGCGTCGATTCGGCCAGCACCTCGCGCACGCGGGCGACCAGGGCCTCGTCGGGCGGGACCGGGGCGAAGCCGACGGCGAACAGGGCGGCCAGATGGTCGCCGAGGGCGCGTCGTGCCGCCTCGTTGGCCGGGCCGGGAAGCGTGCGCTGCCAGTCGAGCGCCAGCCATTCCGCCAGCGCGCCGGCATCCATCGGTTCGGCCCCGCCGACCATGTGCCCAGTGATCATGTGATACAGGCGCAGGGTCCGGCGCAGCTGGTCGGGCAAGGCCCAGTCGGCGCGCAGCCGCTCCTCCAGCCTGAGGGCGATGCGGGCGAGGAACTGGCTGCGCAGGGCGCGGCTGTAGGCCTCCCGCGCCGGGACGGCGATGCGGGCGCCCTGGTAGAGGCCGCCGGCCAGCGCCGGATCGGCCCAATTCTGCGCCTCGTCGAAGGCGTGCGGCAGGGCGCGCAGGGCGTCCAGCGCCGGCAGGATCGCCGCCGGGTCGGCATCGTCCACCCGCGTCAACGCGCGCGGCGGCGTGTCGAGCGGGCGCAGCGCCGCCTCCACCACCGCGGCGCCGGCATCGGCGCGCTCCAGCAGGGCGGCGTTGCCCCGCGCGCTGACCAGCCACCAGCCGCCGAGCGCCGCGCCCAGCAGCAGGGCTGCGGCGGCGGACAGGGCGTTGCGGCGGCGGCGGGTGCGCTCCAGCACGCGGTCGACCTGGGCGAGGTTGGCTTCCGGAAAGACGATGTCGGGCAGCAGCCGGTCGAGGAAATAGGTGGAGGCCGGGCCGTCGGCCTCCGGCTCCAGCAGGCCGAGCGGGCCGCCGGTCTGGGTGGCGCTGGTCAGGTAGAGCCCGCGCAGGCGCGGCGTCTCCTCGCCCTGTTCGGAGCCGAAGACGGTGTCGACGATGTCGGCCAGCGCCGGCTCCAGCTCCGCCACCCGCATCGGCAGGGTGAAGGCGTCGCTGCGGCGGCGGATGTCGGGTTCCTGGTGCAGCCGGTCGAGCAGCCGCTCGTCCAGCCGCCGCACCAGACCGGCATAGAGGTCGCGGAAGAGCGGCAGCGGGCTGGCGCTTTCCGGTTCTGCGGCCGGCAGGGTCAGGCCCCAGATCTGGCTGCGCGCCTCGCGGTCAAGCGGATCGAAGAAGGTGGCGAAGCCGTCCAGCAGGTCGGCCTTGGTCAGCAGCAGATAGACCGGCAGGCGGACGCCCAGCTGCACCCGCAGCTCGTTCAGGCGCTGGCGGATCAGGATGGCGTGGTTGCGCCGCTCGGCATCGGTCCAGCCGGTCAGCTCGGGGATGCTGACGGTCAGCAGGACGCCGTTGGCGGGCTGGCGCGGGCGATGCTCCTTCAACAGGTCGAGCAGGCCGGACCACACCCGGCCGTCGACCGCGCGTCGGCTGTCCTGGGTGGTGTAGCGGCCGGCGGTGTCGATCAGCACGGCGCGGTCGGTGAACCACCAGTCGCAGTTGCGGGTGCCGGCCAGACCGGCCAGCGGCCCGGTAACGGTGCCGTTGAGCAGCGGGGTGGCGAGGCCGGTGTTGGCCAGCGCCGTCGTCTTGCCCGAACCGGGGGCGCCGATCACCAGATACCATGGCAGCTGGTAGAGATAGCGCCCGCCCCGCCGCTTGCGCAGCTGGGCCAGCACGGCGTCGAGGCGCTTGCGCACCGTGCCGATCTCCTCCAGCGAGGCCTTCAGTTCGGGATCGCGGCCGGCGGCCAGCGCCTCCAGCAGGCGGGCGTTGGCGGCGCGCTCGCGGCCGTCGATGCGGCGGTTGACGGCGATCCACACCGCCAGCGCCAGCAGCAGCGGCAGCAGACGGACGCTCCAGTCGGCCTGGATGGTCGGCAGCAGGTGGGGGGCGGCGGATGCGGCCAGACGCGGCAGCAGCAGCCAGCCGGCCAGCCCCAGCGCCAGCGCGCCCGCCAGCGAGGTCGCCCAGCGGGCGCGGGCGGAGCGGTGGGGCGAGGGCGTGGCGGCGGGCTTGCGGCGCCTGCCGGTCTTCTTCGCCACAACCTTCTTCGCCGGAGTGGCGCCAGCCTTCTTGGGATGGGGATCGGCCATGGCGGGCGCCCTATTGCGGATAGAGGCGGATGTCGATCCGCCGGTTGGCGTCGCGCCCGGCGGGCGTGTCGTTCAGCGCGACCGGCTCCTGGTCGCCATGGCCCTCGGCCGACAGGCGGGCGGGGGTGATCGTGTGCTCCAGCAGCTTGCGGACGGCTTCGGCGCGGGCGTCGGTCAGGGATTGGGCGGTGGCGAGACGGCCGGCGGGCGGGGTCTGGTCGTCGGTGTGGGCGACCACCAGCACGCCGCCGGACTCCGCCGCCAGGGTCTGGCCCACCCGCTCGACGATGGCGCGGTGGCGGGCCTTCACCGCGTCGCCGCCGGTGGCGAACATCGCCGCCGCCGGGATGCGGATGACCAGGGCGCCGTCCTCCCCCGCCAGCACCTCGACGGAGCCGGTGCGGATCTCCGGGGCGAGTTGGCCGGTGATGCGGGCGATCAGGGCCGGGCCGGCGGTGGGCGGCGGCGGCGGGACCAGCCGGGCGATCTCGATCGGCCGGTCGGGCAGCAAGGCGGCGATACGGGAGGCCACCGGCTCCGCTTGCCGGTCGAGGGTGCCGGCGAGATGGACGTAGAGGCCGGACAGGCCCAGCGCCACCGCCGCCCAGATAAGCCAGCCGGGCAAGCCGCCGCCAAGGGTATTGCGAACTGGGCGGAACGGCTCCGCCACCCCGGTCCAGGCCGGCGAAAGCTCCGCCGGTACGTCGCCGCGGGCGCGGCGCAGGATACGGTACAGCTCGTCGCGCAGGCGGGCGAGGTCGTGGGCGCCGCCGGGCTTGTCGCGGAAGCGGCCTTCGAAGCCCAGCGACAGGCAGGCGTAGAACAGCTCCAGCGCATGGCGGTGGCGGCGCGGGTCGCCCAGCATGCCGTCGAGCAGGTCGAAGAAGCGCACCCCGGCACCGGGCTCGGCCACCAGTTCGGCCACTGGCGCCCCGCCATGGCCGGCGGCGCGGGCGACGTCGTCCAGTGTGGCGGCCAGCGCAATGCGGGCGGCGCGGATGTCGTCGGGGTCGAGGGCAGCGCTGGCGGCGGCGCGGTCGAACCGCTCCAGCGCCGAGGCGGCGGCGGCGCGCGGCGGGTCGGACAGGGCGCGGTCGCGTAGCGAGGTGGCCAGCGCCAGCACCGGGGCGGCGACGCTGAGCAGCGGGTTGAGGGCGTCGCGGGGGCGGGCAGGCGGAGCGGGGGTGTCGGCGGCGGCCGGCGGGGGCGCGGCCTCCGCCAGCAGGTCCGCTCCGTCCGTTTGCTCGTCCGCCTGCATGTGTCGTCCGCCGTGGGGAAAGTCGGGGGGAGGTATAGCAGGGTCGGGGCGGTGGGGGGAACGTCGGTGGACTGAGTTAGACCCCCACCCTAACCCTCCCCCGCTGGGCGGGGGAGGGGACAAGTGCTTGTTCGGGAGGGTGGCGGCAGTCCCTCCCCCGCCCAGCGGGGGAGGTTAGGTGGGGGTCTTACCCAGCCCACCCCTACCGCACCCCGGTGTTGCTGTAGTCGTGCTGCACCTTCGGCGCGGCGCCGGAGCTGCCGGCGATCTTTTCGATCAGCGAACCGATGGCGCCGCCGGGCGGGGCGTCGGCCGAGGCCATCGGGACGCCGTTCGGTATCGTGCTTCCCGGCGGCGGTGTCCAGGCGGGGGCGCCGTCCAGGCCGGGGAGCGGGCGGGCGGGCTTGCCGGCATGGGCGTCCAGCATGAATTCGCGCCACAGCTTGGCCGGCAGGGTGCCGCCGGTGACCTTCTTCATGGCGTCGTTGTTGTCGTTGCCGAGCCAGACGCCGGCGACCAGATCGGCGGTGAAGCCGACGAACCACGCGTCGTGATAGTCCTGGGTGGTGCCGGACTTGGCCGCCGCCGGGCGGTTCAGCCGGGCGCTGCGGCCGGTGCCGTAGTCGAGCACGCCGCTCATCATCCGGGCGAGCTGGACCGCGTGGGCGGGGTCGACCACCGGCGCGCCGCCGCCGCCCTGGCGCCGGTAGAGCACGGCGCCGTCGCGGCTCCTGATCTCGGTGATGGCATAGGCCCAGACGGGGACGCCGCGGTTGGCGATGCCGGCATAGGCGCGCACCAGCTCCAGCGGCGTCACTTCGCTGGTGCCGAGCGCCAGCGACAGGTCGCGGGTCAAGGGCGAGGAGATGCCGAGGTTCGACGCGATCCGCCGCACCCGGTCGGTGCCGACCCGGTCGATCAGCCGCGCCGTCGCGGTGTTGGAGGAATGGGCCAGCGCCGAGGCCAACGTGATGCTGCCGCGGTACTTGCCGTCGTAATTGCCGGGACTCCAGGTGCCGAGCTGGACCGGGGCGTCGTCGATCAGGCTGTCGGGGGTCCAGCCGGTTTCCAGCGCCGCCAGATAGACGAAGGGCTTGAAGGCCGAGCCCGGCTGGCGCAGCGCCTGGGTGGCGCGGTTGAATTCGCTGCTGTCGTAATCGCGGCCGCCGACCAGCGCGCGCACGGCGCCATCCGGGCTCATGGCGACCAGCGCGCCCTGGCGGACGTTGGCGGCGGCGCCGGGACCGCCGAGCAGCGCTTCCATCCGCTGTTCGGCGGCGCGCTGCATCCGCAGGTCCAGCGTGGTGCGGACGATGACGTCGCCATGATCGGGGCCGGCGAAGCCCGGCACCAGATCGGTCACCCAGTCGGCGAAATAGCGGCCGTCGCCGCCGGGCCTGCGCTTGGGCGAGGGCTTGGCGGTGCGGGCGGCATCGTACTGCGCCTGGGTGAGATAGCCGGCGTCCAGCATCGCCGCCATCACCACCCGCGCCCGCTCCGCCGACTCATCGGGGTTGGAGCTGGGGGCGTAGCGCGATGGCGCCTTCAACAGGCCGGCGAGCACAGCCGATTCGCGGATGTCGACCTCGGTCGCCGGCTTGCCGAAATAGGTGCGGGCGGCGGCGTCCACCCCGAAGGTGCCGGCGCCGAGATAGACGCGGTTCAGATAGGCGGTGAGGATCTGGTCCTTGGTGAAGCGGCTCTCCAGCCACAGCGCCAGCATCGCCTCCTGAATCTTGCGCTTTAGCGACTTCTCGGGCGTCAGGAACAGGTTCTTGGCGAGCTGCTGGGTGATGGTGGAGCCGCCCTGCACCGCCCGGCCGGAGCGCCAGTTGACGTAGACGGCGCGGGCAAGGCCCAGCGGGTCGATGCCGAAATGGCTGTAGAAGCGGCGGTCCTCGATCGCCAGAACGGCGTCGACCAGATGCGGCGGCAGGTCGCGCACGCTGAGCGTCGTGCCCTGCAGGTCGCCGAAGCGGGCGAACTCGCTGCCGTCGGCGGCCAGAACGGTGATCGAGGCGCGGCGTTCGAACTGCGCCACCTTGGAGATGTCCGGCAGGTCGAGCGCGAACCAGGCCAGCACCGCGCCAAGCCCGATGCCGCACCAGATGGCGGCGACGAGGCCCCATTGCAGCAGTTGCCTCATCCAGCCGCCGCCCTTGGCCCTGTTGTTCTTTGGCGGCTGCGGCGGCTGCGGCGGCTGGGAACCGCCGGACCGGGGAGCGGACGGCTTGGACGCTTTTATCTTGGGCAAGGAGATCCTTGGCAGGGTGAAGGGCGGCAGGGTGAAGGACGGCAGCGTGAAGGAGGGCAAGCCGCGGCGGCGCGGCCGGCGCGGCTGCTTGTAGGGGGTCGGCGGCGGGGCGGCGGAGGGAGGCGGCTGCCTGCGGCGCGGCTTGCCCTGGCCGAGTCTCTGGCCAAGGGTAGCCAGCCGGTCGCGGGCAATCCCGAACGCCTTGGCGGCCAGCGCACGGGCGATCCCGCCCGCCGTCAGCCGGTCGAGCGGCGACGGGTCTTCGCGGGTGCGGACCGGACGGGGGCCGGCGTAGAGCTGGCCCGTCCTCTGGTCCCTTTGGTGGTCGGG
The Azospirillum sp. TSA2s DNA segment above includes these coding regions:
- a CDS encoding tetratricopeptide repeat protein, whose amino-acid sequence is MTDTPAPTLLDAAKRFRSNDLAGAEQDCRAILATDPHNAQALHLLGLVAAHTDHPENALALFAQAIAENGNDPSFHNSRGSLLFQQARPAEAEEAFRAGLAINPRLPELHGNLGNALKAQSRLDEAADCFRTALDLRPEAPEMHHFLAATLRELGDLEEAERHFRTALEQAPDYLDVHYSLAELLSTRGRLAEAEAEFRTVLAAAPRFVPAQVGLAHVLQSLDRAAEAIEVIEAAREQAPDHPMVKFTRRLIYSNAVPGWHLPMINDFERNEAYKQSLERAVKPDSLVLEIGTGSGIVAMMAARAGAKKVVTCEVNPILARVAKETVARNGFAGRIDVVPRLSTQLTVGEGGDLPEKADVFVSELINIGMLAPRMLSVLQHARTHLVKPGGAIIPRASTVYAMLVETPELARINPVETIDGFDMGSFDVFRSPGYQQIDLGADAHTPLSKPFTALDFDFTRNMPEEGERVIDVTIVTAGTCHGVAFWFDLFMDEEVVYKSESRARTNHWKQAMTFLEKPIALSAGDRLRIVARYDNNQISFGVDGLAGGVRG
- the icmH gene encoding type IVB secretion system protein IcmH/DotU, whose product is MQADEQTDGADLLAEAAPPPAAADTPAPPARPRDALNPLLSVAAPVLALATSLRDRALSDPPRAAAASALERFDRAAASAALDPDDIRAARIALAATLDDVARAAGHGGAPVAELVAEPGAGVRFFDLLDGMLGDPRRHRHALELFYACLSLGFEGRFRDKPGGAHDLARLRDELYRILRRARGDVPAELSPAWTGVAEPFRPVRNTLGGGLPGWLIWAAVALGLSGLYVHLAGTLDRQAEPVASRIAALLPDRPIEIARLVPPPPPTAGPALIARITGQLAPEIRTGSVEVLAGEDGALVIRIPAAAMFATGGDAVKARHRAIVERVGQTLAAESGGVLVVAHTDDQTPPAGRLATAQSLTDARAEAVRKLLEHTITPARLSAEGHGDQEPVALNDTPAGRDANRRIDIRLYPQ
- the tagF gene encoding type VI secretion system-associated protein TagF, which produces MMGSFGTPRGLAAGPGVGMGADPVMGFHGKVPARGDFVGHGLPPAVLGPWDGWLSAALGEAASQLGAEWESLFAQAPVWRFALAAGLCGATPLIGVWMSSADRVGRPYPFTIAAGLPAGFDIADAPAACAPWLARAESLAADACRAGADVEGLPARLAILGRPEPERVGAATRALLGRLSGPLPADASLWWTRGAGRIAPSLLSCPGLPAAPRPTAFLDGAWTRWGWENTEEG
- a CDS encoding IS5 family transposase (programmed frameshift); amino-acid sequence: MASPLVSDALWALIEPLLPPEPPKPKGGRPRLDNRAALTGILFVLRSGIPWELLPVEMGCGSGMTCWRRLHEWQQAGVWERLHRVLLDRLGYANAINWDRAAVDSASVPGKKGGEETGPNPTDRGKPGSKRHILVDANGIPLALRISPANRHDSKFLEALVDAVPAIRQCAGRPRRRPAKLHADKGYDFAHCRQALRRRGIIPRIARRGIESSERLGRHRWVVERTLAWFARFRRIAVRYERRADIFTAFHHIAASLICWRFVQRWFC
- the tssM gene encoding type VI secretion system membrane subunit TssM; its protein translation is MADPHPKKAGATPAKKVVAKKTGRRRKPAATPSPHRSARARWATSLAGALALGLAGWLLLPRLAASAAPHLLPTIQADWSVRLLPLLLALAVWIAVNRRIDGRERAANARLLEALAAGRDPELKASLEEIGTVRKRLDAVLAQLRKRRGGRYLYQLPWYLVIGAPGSGKTTALANTGLATPLLNGTVTGPLAGLAGTRNCDWWFTDRAVLIDTAGRYTTQDSRRAVDGRVWSGLLDLLKEHRPRQPANGVLLTVSIPELTGWTDAERRNHAILIRQRLNELRVQLGVRLPVYLLLTKADLLDGFATFFDPLDREARSQIWGLTLPAAEPESASPLPLFRDLYAGLVRRLDERLLDRLHQEPDIRRRSDAFTLPMRVAELEPALADIVDTVFGSEQGEETPRLRGLYLTSATQTGGPLGLLEPEADGPASTYFLDRLLPDIVFPEANLAQVDRVLERTRRRRNALSAAAALLLGAALGGWWLVSARGNAALLERADAGAAVVEAALRPLDTPPRALTRVDDADPAAILPALDALRALPHAFDEAQNWADPALAGGLYQGARIAVPAREAYSRALRSQFLARIALRLEERLRADWALPDQLRRTLRLYHMITGHMVGGAEPMDAGALAEWLALDWQRTLPGPANEAARRALGDHLAALFAVGFAPVPPDEALVARVREVLAESTPQPLPQPTPASRAALP
- a CDS encoding adenosine deaminase translates to MSDTGMIGRVKGGVTGGVMGALAATLLLAGCATAEMGGAGAGGGDAAGSAAARRFEAVRTSPPELRAFLYRMPKGADLHSHLTGAVYAESYMRMAADAGLCFDVKANTLVAPTAQAPCDAKAGRPGAAAVTADSVLYPVALDALSTRDALPVSGYSLHDQFFATFGRFRAAANATPTSTGDLLAEVVDRAGRQGERHVELMVSFGTGPAAAIGKAFAWTPQAAADLSGTADRLIAAGLPALVAPARQEIDAAESRMRSVLGCGTPAARPGCAVSVRYLQQVARTQGPGPVFATTLFNALLEEQEPRIVGLNFVAPEDNPVALDDYDLHMRMVAEAVRRHPGTNVALHAGELTLGLVPPERLRDHIRKAVEVARAKRIGHGVDVMYEDDPQGLLRMMAARKVAVEINLTSNDKILGVSGRNHPLPVYRAAGVPVVLSTDDEGVSRIDLTNELQRAVEEFGLGYADLVGLARASLEHSFLPGDSLWSAPGCTPPMGEGVHEDACRAVTERSEKARVQWGLEQALARFDREMAGVR